The following coding sequences are from one Candidatus Borkfalkia ceftriaxoniphila window:
- the carB gene encoding carbamoyl-phosphate synthase large subunit, with protein sequence MPKRSDIKKVLVIGSGPIVIGQAAEFDYAGAQACRVLKDAGVNVVLCNSNPATIMTDKALADEIYLEPLTLESIKRIIIKERPDSILASLGGQTGLTIGCQLAKEGFLDEWGVKLIGTKVDAIDRAEDRELFKETMQKIGQPCVPSDIAYTVEECLAVADKIGYPVIVRPAFTLGGAGGGVAYNEEELRSISHNGLMLSPITQVLVEKYIYGWKEIEFEVLRDSHGNVLTVCSMENFDPVGIHTGDSIVIAPAVTLSDKEYQMLRSASLKIITELKIEGGCNCQFALNPDSFEYSVIEVNPRVSRSSALASKATGYPIAKVATKIALGYTLDEIKNDVTGKTYACFEPAIDYVVVKLPKWPFDKFLYAKRELGTRMKATGEVMSIGTSFEMAIMKAVRGAEISLSSLNLNKYAGKNIREELSKLSDERLFTVFEALKQGVSVDEIFDITKIDRWFLHKLKNLVDYEKRLKTEKLTRALYDEGKLLGYPDQELEKLSGQKIPYHRRAVYKMVDTCAAEFAAQTPYFYSTYDEQSHDEATPFVKKSTKKRIIVIGSGPIRIGQGIEFDYSSVHCVWTLKKLGYEVIIINNNPETVSTDFDTADRLYFEPLTPEDVQNVIDKEKPYGVVITFGGQTAIKLCNYLDSHGVRILGTSADSVDMAEDRERFDELLERFGISRPKGLTVMTKEEALAAADKLGYPVLLRPSYVIGGQNMTIAFTESDIRRYMDVILQQHIENPVLCDKYLMGQELEVDVISDGADVLIPGIMQHIERAGVHSGDSIAVYPPYNLSDIMLEKIIECSTQLALSLKTKGLINIQFLVYNNELYVIEVNPRASRTIPYISKVTGVPMVELATKIMVGSKLKKLGYGTGLYKNSPYVAVKVPVFSFEKLNDVNSQLGPEMKSTGEVLGIGKNIEEALFKGLVSAGFKLCHPTKQNPVGVYFTVNDQDKFEILGLAKKFSDLGLNIYATAGTADTIRTLGIEVTTVDRLSSGDEVLKLMDEGKVDYIVYTGKTDMDSIDDYIRLHHHAILLGITTLTSLDTANALADIIASRFNENNTELVDINALRTEKTKIKFVKMQSCGNDYIFFDNMDGKITCPESLAINFVDRHFGVGGDGIALIERSDVADAKMRIFNKDGSEGRMAGNSIRCVAKYLFDNGMVKGKNITIETLSGVKELSLFTFNGKVSSVSVEMGKAVLDGRNIPSTLDGESVVDRAITVGGKNYNVTLVNVGNPHCVVFCDKVDAVDVPNVGPLFEYSEYFPERVNTEFVRVVNDTTLKMRVWERGNGETLACGTGAAAAVVAAVLNGYCRPDTDVTVKVRGGDLFVRYTSDGMVTLTGGVKQVFEGYIEF encoded by the coding sequence ATGCCTAAAAGAAGCGATATAAAGAAAGTTCTGGTCATCGGCTCCGGCCCCATCGTTATCGGACAAGCCGCGGAATTCGACTATGCGGGCGCGCAGGCGTGCCGCGTGCTCAAAGACGCGGGCGTGAACGTTGTGCTTTGCAACTCCAACCCCGCGACTATCATGACGGACAAGGCGCTCGCCGACGAAATTTACCTCGAACCTCTGACGCTCGAATCCATCAAGCGCATCATCATCAAGGAGCGGCCCGACAGCATTCTCGCCTCATTGGGCGGACAGACGGGACTGACCATCGGCTGTCAGTTGGCGAAGGAAGGCTTTCTGGACGAGTGGGGCGTCAAACTCATCGGAACGAAAGTGGACGCGATCGACCGCGCCGAGGACAGGGAATTGTTCAAAGAGACCATGCAGAAGATCGGCCAGCCCTGCGTTCCCTCGGATATCGCGTACACAGTTGAAGAATGTCTTGCGGTCGCGGATAAGATCGGCTATCCCGTCATCGTCCGTCCCGCGTTCACGCTCGGCGGCGCGGGCGGCGGCGTGGCGTACAACGAGGAAGAACTCCGCAGTATTTCGCACAACGGGCTGATGCTTTCGCCGATCACGCAGGTTCTTGTCGAAAAGTATATTTACGGCTGGAAGGAAATCGAGTTCGAGGTGCTGCGCGACAGCCACGGCAACGTGCTCACCGTCTGTTCGATGGAAAATTTTGATCCCGTGGGCATCCACACGGGCGACTCCATCGTCATCGCGCCTGCGGTCACTCTTTCGGATAAAGAATATCAGATGCTCCGCAGCGCGTCTTTGAAGATCATCACCGAACTGAAGATCGAGGGCGGCTGCAACTGCCAGTTCGCGCTCAATCCCGATTCTTTCGAATATTCCGTCATCGAAGTCAATCCCCGCGTGTCGCGCTCTTCCGCGCTCGCAAGTAAGGCGACGGGCTATCCCATCGCGAAAGTGGCGACCAAGATCGCGCTCGGCTACACGCTCGACGAGATCAAAAACGATGTGACGGGCAAGACGTACGCCTGTTTCGAACCCGCCATCGACTACGTGGTCGTCAAACTTCCCAAATGGCCGTTCGATAAATTCTTATACGCCAAGCGCGAGTTGGGCACCCGCATGAAGGCGACGGGCGAAGTGATGTCCATCGGCACGAGTTTCGAAATGGCGATCATGAAGGCCGTGCGCGGCGCGGAAATTTCTCTTTCGTCGCTCAATCTCAATAAATACGCGGGCAAAAATATCCGCGAGGAACTTTCCAAACTTTCCGACGAGCGTCTGTTTACCGTATTCGAAGCGCTCAAACAGGGCGTTTCGGTGGACGAGATTTTCGACATCACAAAAATCGACCGCTGGTTCCTCCATAAACTGAAAAATCTGGTCGATTACGAAAAGCGGCTCAAAACCGAAAAACTCACGCGCGCGTTATACGACGAGGGCAAGTTGTTGGGGTATCCCGATCAGGAACTTGAAAAACTGTCCGGGCAGAAAATTCCTTATCACCGCCGCGCCGTCTATAAAATGGTGGATACCTGCGCCGCAGAATTCGCCGCGCAGACGCCTTATTTCTATTCCACCTATGACGAGCAGTCTCACGACGAGGCGACGCCCTTTGTCAAAAAGAGCACGAAAAAGCGCATTATCGTCATCGGGTCGGGTCCCATTCGTATCGGACAGGGCATCGAATTCGACTATTCCTCGGTGCATTGCGTCTGGACGCTGAAAAAATTAGGTTACGAAGTCATCATCATCAACAACAACCCTGAAACGGTTTCCACTGATTTCGACACGGCGGACAGGTTGTATTTCGAGCCGCTCACGCCCGAAGACGTGCAGAACGTCATCGACAAGGAAAAACCGTACGGCGTCGTCATCACTTTCGGCGGGCAGACGGCGATCAAATTGTGCAATTATCTCGACAGTCACGGCGTGAGGATTCTCGGCACCTCCGCGGACAGCGTGGATATGGCGGAGGACAGGGAGCGTTTCGACGAACTTTTGGAGCGTTTCGGCATTTCCCGCCCGAAGGGACTCACCGTCATGACCAAGGAAGAGGCGCTCGCCGCCGCGGATAAACTGGGCTATCCCGTTCTTTTGCGCCCTTCGTATGTTATCGGCGGTCAGAACATGACCATCGCCTTTACCGAGAGCGATATCCGCCGCTATATGGATGTGATCTTGCAGCAGCATATCGAAAATCCCGTGCTGTGCGACAAATATCTGATGGGGCAGGAACTGGAAGTGGACGTCATCAGCGACGGCGCGGATGTGCTCATTCCCGGTATCATGCAGCATATCGAGCGCGCGGGCGTACACAGCGGAGATTCCATTGCGGTCTATCCGCCGTACAACCTCAGCGACATTATGCTGGAAAAGATTATCGAGTGCTCCACCCAACTCGCGCTCTCGTTAAAAACGAAAGGGCTTATAAATATTCAGTTCCTCGTCTATAATAACGAACTGTACGTCATCGAAGTCAATCCCCGCGCCTCGCGTACCATTCCGTATATCAGCAAAGTGACGGGCGTGCCCATGGTGGAACTCGCCACCAAGATCATGGTCGGCTCCAAACTCAAAAAACTGGGCTACGGCACGGGACTGTACAAAAATTCTCCCTACGTGGCGGTCAAAGTTCCCGTGTTCTCCTTTGAAAAACTGAACGACGTGAATTCGCAGTTGGGACCCGAAATGAAATCGACGGGCGAAGTGCTCGGCATCGGCAAGAATATCGAAGAAGCGCTCTTCAAGGGGCTGGTTTCGGCGGGCTTCAAATTGTGCCATCCCACCAAACAAAATCCCGTCGGCGTCTATTTCACCGTCAACGACCAGGATAAATTCGAAATACTCGGCCTTGCCAAAAAGTTCAGCGACCTCGGGCTCAATATCTACGCCACCGCGGGCACGGCGGATACCATCCGCACCCTCGGCATCGAAGTGACGACCGTCGATCGTCTCTCCTCGGGCGACGAAGTATTGAAACTCATGGACGAGGGAAAAGTGGATTATATCGTCTATACGGGCAAGACGGATATGGATTCCATCGACGATTATATCCGCCTGCATCACCACGCCATCCTTTTGGGCATCACCACGCTTACGTCGCTGGATACCGCCAACGCGCTCGCGGACATCATCGCCAGCCGTTTCAACGAAAATAATACTGAACTGGTGGACATTAACGCGCTGCGCACCGAAAAGACGAAGATCAAGTTCGTCAAAATGCAGAGTTGCGGCAACGATTATATTTTCTTCGACAATATGGACGGAAAGATCACCTGTCCCGAATCGCTCGCCATCAATTTTGTAGACCGCCACTTCGGCGTCGGCGGCGACGGCATCGCGCTCATCGAGAGATCCGACGTTGCGGACGCGAAAATGCGTATCTTCAACAAGGACGGCAGCGAGGGGCGCATGGCGGGGAATTCCATCCGCTGCGTCGCAAAATACCTGTTCGATAACGGTATGGTCAAGGGTAAAAATATTACCATCGAAACGCTCAGCGGCGTGAAAGAACTCTCGTTGTTTACGTTTAACGGGAAAGTGAGTTCGGTCAGCGTCGAAATGGGCAAAGCGGTTCTGGACGGCAGGAACATTCCTTCCACGCTGGACGGCGAGTCCGTCGTAGACCGCGCGATCACTGTCGGCGGCAAAAATTATAACGTTACGCTCGTCAACGTGGGCAACCCGCACTGCGTGGTGTTCTGCGATAAAGTGGACGCGGTGGACGTTCCCAATGTGGGACCGCTCTTCGAATACAGCGAGTATTTCCCCGAACGCGTCAATACCGAATTTGTCAGGGTCGTCAACGACACCACGCTGAAAATGCGCGTGTGGGAGCGCGGCAACGGCGAAACGCTCGCGTGCGGCACGGGCGCGGCGGCGGCGGTCGTCGCGGCGGTTTTGAACGGTTATTGCCGCCCCGATACCGACGTGACCGTGAAAGTGCGCGGCGGCGATCTGTTCGTGCGATACACTTCGGACGGCATGGTCACGCTGACGGGCGGCGTCAAACAGGTGTTCGAAGGCTATATCGAATTTTAA
- a CDS encoding helicase domain-containing protein: MDLTFTEMKNLIKSQKQPDKQFYLDLLDEDKQREYEDTRVRAVMTLLKADYINPLKIKIKNDRDEAEAIKAEQDFSAENYQKIIAINAHIRELKEQIEGYKGFFTEPYFARMDVYDDQEGYNSYYIGKRGDVNLEIVDWRAPLARKYYQKSQINFSINEYFYKLILRRALRTANGKLVDFKNEYLSLRDYLTKEEIAGRDEEIIFDPFLKEILKTRKEQSEISDIIETIQEKQYDIITKPERDNFILQGCAGSGKTMIMLHRLSYLMYNNEKLRPRDVLVITPSDSFNDFIDELATILELEKVKTKTIDEYFIQLLQNAGIDIADKIDHNAKLPIKYLEYVYSEKFLSDVEGRLSKMYDGIVGMFVSEECTSVIDNVAAGCREQDEIFTHVKNASLRVRRAVLGEIKEKPEGGLYYTKPFRELMNAVTAVEEFLRVDLKSEKIKNYSYFYNRILTFYRSAHVIYRSSGKIVDAALTDLATLKDLVGREITDLKRYKIFKNGAEVETYADRIARRGELLKEIAKTEERIREIGDRFGGVCELFETLKGNANFVAIGKCETTLELSRMLYKDIVKKAKKKFGIGKGMFKSDAYLLCLVLSLLGKQLEPHFGLVFIDEGQDISSNEYKLLKMINKEAAFNVYGDLAQNVTGFRGLQSWDEIGIRDVYYLNQNYRNTNQIVEYVAERLGLNMQPIGFDGLPVTAIGIRGVSGFFKDKKGLKAVIVSEAVAERLCRKSYNVLSETGRISKSKINFMTVYESKGLEFTSVAVADEGMTLNEKYIAYTRALKELAVIELKD, from the coding sequence ATGGATCTTACCTTTACGGAAATGAAGAACTTAATAAAGAGCCAAAAGCAGCCCGACAAGCAGTTTTATCTCGATCTTCTCGACGAAGATAAACAGCGGGAGTATGAAGACACGCGCGTCAGAGCGGTCATGACTTTGCTGAAAGCGGATTATATCAATCCCTTGAAGATCAAGATCAAAAACGACCGTGACGAGGCGGAGGCGATCAAAGCCGAACAGGACTTTTCCGCTGAAAATTATCAAAAGATCATCGCCATCAACGCGCACATCCGCGAACTGAAAGAACAGATCGAAGGCTACAAGGGCTTTTTCACCGAGCCGTATTTCGCCCGCATGGACGTCTATGACGATCAGGAGGGTTACAACAGTTATTATATCGGCAAGCGCGGGGACGTCAATCTGGAGATCGTGGACTGGCGCGCGCCGCTCGCCCGAAAATATTATCAGAAGAGCCAGATCAATTTTTCCATCAACGAATACTTCTACAAACTGATCTTGCGGCGGGCTCTTCGCACCGCGAACGGAAAACTCGTCGATTTCAAAAACGAATATCTGAGCCTTCGGGACTATCTGACCAAAGAGGAGATCGCGGGGCGCGACGAAGAGATCATTTTCGATCCATTCCTAAAAGAGATTTTAAAGACGAGGAAAGAGCAGTCGGAAATTTCCGATATCATCGAAACCATTCAGGAAAAGCAATACGATATCATCACCAAGCCCGAGCGCGACAACTTTATTTTGCAAGGCTGCGCCGGAAGCGGCAAGACGATGATCATGCTGCACCGCCTCAGTTATCTCATGTACAACAACGAGAAACTGCGGCCGCGCGACGTGCTCGTCATCACGCCTTCCGATTCTTTCAACGATTTCATTGACGAACTGGCGACCATTCTGGAACTGGAAAAGGTAAAAACCAAGACCATCGACGAATACTTTATCCAACTTTTGCAAAACGCGGGCATCGACATTGCGGACAAGATAGATCATAACGCGAAACTGCCTATAAAATATCTCGAATACGTCTATTCCGAAAAGTTTTTGTCGGACGTGGAAGGCAGGCTTTCCAAAATGTACGACGGCATCGTAGGTATGTTCGTCAGCGAAGAGTGTACTTCCGTCATCGACAACGTAGCGGCGGGGTGCCGCGAACAGGACGAAATTTTCACGCACGTGAAAAACGCGAGCCTGCGTGTGCGCCGCGCGGTGCTCGGCGAGATCAAGGAAAAACCCGAGGGCGGGCTGTATTATACCAAACCTTTCCGCGAACTGATGAACGCGGTGACGGCCGTCGAAGAATTCCTGCGCGTCGACTTAAAGAGCGAAAAAATCAAAAATTACAGTTATTTTTACAACCGTATCCTCACGTTCTATCGCTCCGCGCACGTCATTTACCGTTCGTCGGGCAAGATCGTCGACGCGGCGCTTACCGACCTTGCGACGCTGAAAGACCTCGTGGGCAGGGAGATCACCGATTTAAAGCGTTATAAAATTTTCAAAAACGGCGCGGAAGTGGAGACGTACGCGGACAGGATAGCCCGCCGCGGCGAACTTTTAAAAGAGATCGCCAAAACCGAAGAGCGTATACGCGAGATCGGCGATCGGTTCGGCGGCGTCTGCGAACTGTTCGAAACGCTCAAAGGCAACGCGAATTTCGTCGCCATCGGCAAATGCGAAACGACGCTCGAACTTTCGCGCATGCTCTATAAAGATATCGTAAAAAAGGCAAAAAAGAAATTCGGTATCGGCAAGGGCATGTTCAAGAGCGACGCCTATCTTTTGTGCCTCGTGTTATCCCTTTTGGGTAAACAACTCGAACCGCATTTCGGTCTGGTATTCATCGACGAGGGACAGGATATTTCCTCCAACGAATATAAACTGTTGAAAATGATCAATAAGGAGGCCGCTTTCAACGTGTACGGCGATCTCGCGCAGAACGTGACGGGATTCCGCGGCTTGCAGTCGTGGGATGAGATCGGCATTCGGGACGTATATTACCTCAATCAGAATTACAGGAACACCAATCAGATCGTAGAATACGTCGCCGAGCGGCTCGGACTCAATATGCAGCCGATCGGCTTCGACGGACTGCCCGTGACTGCCATCGGTATCCGCGGCGTGAGCGGCTTTTTCAAGGATAAAAAGGGCTTGAAAGCGGTCATCGTTTCCGAGGCGGTGGCGGAACGGCTGTGCCGCAAAAGTTATAACGTGCTTTCCGAAACGGGTCGTATCTCCAAATCGAAAATCAACTTTATGACCGTCTACGAATCCAAGGGACTGGAATTTACCTCGGTCGCCGTGGCGGACGAGGGCATGACCTTAAACGAAAAATATATCGCTTACACCCGCGCTCTGAAAGAGTTGGCTGTGATCGAACTGAAAGACTGA
- a CDS encoding carbamoyl phosphate synthase small subunit, producing the protein MKEEKVYLTLQNGRVFEGKRFGAKGDVVGELVFTTGMTGYIETLTDPSYYGQIVIQTFPLIGNYGVISKDRESKKPYLTAYVVREHCGQPSNFRCEEKLDEFLTRNNVVGVYGVDTRELTKTVREAGVMNAVISSRPVTDLGEVQKYAIRDAVKTCSRQGIKYYGEESAKRRVVLWDFGAKENIVRELVRRDNYVIRVSSDTTAEEILALRPDGVMLTNGPGDPAENTEIIREIQKLAGKIPVFGICLGHQLFALAMGGKTRKMKYGHRGANQPVKELRTGTVYISSQNHGYEVIAESIQGKGDLSFINVNDNTCEGIEYPDLNAFTVQFHPEACAGPLDASDLFDKFMNVMDGGKINA; encoded by the coding sequence ATGAAGGAAGAAAAAGTTTATTTGACGTTACAAAACGGACGGGTGTTCGAAGGGAAACGCTTCGGAGCCAAGGGCGACGTGGTCGGGGAACTGGTATTCACGACGGGCATGACGGGATATATCGAAACGCTGACCGATCCCAGTTATTACGGGCAGATCGTCATTCAGACGTTTCCGCTCATCGGGAATTACGGCGTGATCAGCAAGGACAGGGAGAGCAAAAAGCCGTATCTCACCGCCTACGTGGTGCGTGAGCATTGCGGGCAGCCCTCCAATTTCCGCTGCGAAGAAAAACTCGACGAGTTTCTGACCCGAAACAACGTGGTGGGCGTGTACGGCGTAGACACGCGCGAACTCACTAAAACGGTGCGCGAGGCGGGCGTCATGAACGCGGTCATCTCTTCCCGCCCCGTAACGGATCTCGGCGAAGTGCAGAAATACGCCATACGCGACGCGGTGAAGACCTGCTCCCGTCAGGGCATCAAATATTACGGGGAGGAGAGCGCGAAACGGCGCGTCGTGCTTTGGGATTTCGGCGCAAAGGAAAATATCGTGCGCGAACTCGTGCGGCGCGATAATTACGTCATCCGCGTTTCGTCCGATACCACCGCCGAAGAGATTCTGGCTTTGAGACCCGACGGCGTAATGCTGACGAACGGCCCCGGCGATCCTGCGGAAAATACGGAGATCATTCGGGAAATTCAAAAACTTGCGGGTAAAATTCCCGTGTTCGGAATTTGTTTAGGACATCAACTTTTTGCGCTCGCTATGGGCGGCAAAACGCGCAAAATGAAGTACGGCCACCGCGGCGCCAATCAGCCCGTCAAGGAACTGAGAACGGGCACGGTGTACATTTCCAGCCAGAACCACGGCTACGAAGTGATCGCCGAATCCATACAGGGCAAAGGCGATCTGAGTTTTATCAACGTAAACGACAATACCTGCGAGGGGATAGAGTACCCCGATCTGAACGCGTTCACCGTGCAGTTTCATCCCGAAGCGTGCGCGGGACCTTTGGACGCCTCGGACTTGTTTGATAAATTTATGAATGTGATGGACGGAGGAAAAATCAATGCCTAA
- the thiI gene encoding tRNA uracil 4-sulfurtransferase ThiI — protein sequence MDKVIIIRYCEIYLKGKNRGYFEKVFMNNLEKSLSGIRHEIRKPSGRYVVENFDAQDIGRILERLQCVFGVHSISVAYKVPAELSAIEEAALFVAPKNGTFKVESNRADKRFPLNSMQLNAHIGGKILEAVPSLEVDVHAPEKTVHIDVRENGTALVFSDLQKGAGGMPVGTAGRGLLLISGGIDSPVAGYMIAKRGMNVDCLHFHSYPYTNLQAKEKVVELTRILGRYAAGVTLYTVSVTHIQEEIHKHCPEDMMITLVRRFMMRIAERLAKQIGAQCLITGESLGQVASQTIEGMTSSNAVVKDMPVLRPLVGFDKTEIVDRSKAMGAFETSILPYEDCCTVFLPKHPLIRPKSEQVEAQENKLGVEALIEEALSTLEIIRL from the coding sequence ATGGATAAAGTCATCATCATCCGCTACTGCGAGATATACTTAAAAGGAAAAAACCGCGGCTATTTCGAAAAGGTGTTCATGAACAACCTCGAAAAGTCGCTTTCGGGCATCCGTCACGAGATCAGGAAACCGAGCGGCCGTTACGTCGTCGAAAATTTTGACGCGCAGGATATCGGGCGCATACTCGAACGCCTGCAATGCGTGTTCGGCGTACATTCGATCAGCGTCGCCTATAAAGTGCCCGCGGAACTTTCCGCCATCGAAGAGGCGGCTCTCTTCGTCGCGCCCAAAAACGGCACCTTCAAGGTGGAGAGTAACCGCGCGGATAAAAGATTTCCTCTCAATTCCATGCAATTAAACGCGCATATCGGCGGCAAGATACTGGAAGCCGTTCCATCTTTGGAAGTGGACGTGCACGCGCCCGAAAAGACCGTTCATATCGACGTCAGAGAAAACGGAACGGCGCTCGTGTTCAGCGATCTTCAAAAGGGCGCGGGCGGCATGCCCGTAGGTACGGCGGGACGCGGACTTTTGCTCATTTCGGGCGGCATCGACAGTCCCGTGGCGGGGTACATGATCGCCAAACGCGGCATGAACGTGGATTGTCTGCATTTTCACAGTTATCCCTATACCAACTTGCAGGCGAAAGAAAAAGTGGTGGAGTTGACGCGCATCCTCGGGCGCTACGCCGCAGGCGTCACGCTGTATACGGTGAGCGTCACGCATATTCAGGAAGAGATACACAAACATTGTCCCGAAGATATGATGATCACGCTCGTGCGACGCTTTATGATGCGCATTGCCGAACGGCTTGCGAAACAGATCGGCGCGCAGTGCCTCATTACGGGCGAAAGCCTGGGACAGGTCGCGAGCCAGACGATCGAGGGCATGACTTCTTCCAACGCGGTCGTAAAGGATATGCCCGTACTGCGCCCGCTCGTCGGATTCGACAAGACGGAGATCGTCGATCGTTCCAAGGCGATGGGCGCGTTTGAAACGTCCATTCTGCCGTATGAGGACTGCTGCACGGTCTTTCTTCCCAAACACCCGCTCATTCGCCCCAAATCGGAACAGGTCGAAGCGCAGGAAAACAAACTCGGCGTGGAAGCGCTCATCGAAGAGGCGCTTTCGACGCTGGAAATCATTCGTCTTTGA
- a CDS encoding cysteine desulfurase family protein: MIYLDNAATARPDIGAAESAMRYLKEDFFNPSSMVREGFEIHKEMDKARASLLSHVARSETHELVFTSCGSESDNQALFSAGRRGNVVITEGEHAAVFAAAAELARRGIEVRRARLNGNGSVDVNDLLKKVDRKTSLVSVIHVNNETGAVNDIDEISRAVKEINAAAVFHSDGVQAFGKLLYRLGENIDLYSVSAHKIGGVRGIAALIRKKKCVLHPYIFGGGQEKGLRSGTENTFGIAQFALAAAAKYARLQENYRHAEELSSCVKNSLDKQIFKIISTGNCSPYIVSASARGLRGEVLLHMLDDKGVVVGTGSACSSKTRFSRVILATGADEPTADGILRISFSAETTMEETERAAEIINGCARELYEKTR; this comes from the coding sequence ATGATCTATCTGGATAACGCCGCGACCGCGCGCCCCGATATCGGGGCGGCGGAATCGGCAATGCGCTATTTAAAAGAAGATTTTTTCAACCCTTCGTCAATGGTCCGCGAAGGGTTTGAAATTCATAAAGAGATGGACAAGGCGCGCGCGTCTTTGCTTTCGCACGTAGCGCGGAGCGAAACGCACGAACTCGTCTTTACCTCCTGCGGTTCGGAGTCGGATAATCAGGCGCTTTTTTCCGCGGGACGGCGCGGCAACGTCGTCATAACCGAGGGCGAGCATGCCGCCGTATTTGCCGCCGCGGCGGAACTTGCGCGGCGGGGGATCGAAGTGCGCCGCGCGCGCCTCAACGGGAACGGCAGCGTGGACGTAAACGATCTTCTGAAAAAAGTCGACCGCAAAACTTCGCTGGTTTCGGTCATTCACGTCAATAACGAAACGGGCGCGGTCAACGATATCGACGAGATTTCGCGTGCGGTCAAAGAGATCAACGCCGCTGCGGTCTTTCACAGCGACGGCGTGCAGGCGTTCGGCAAACTTTTGTACCGTTTGGGCGAAAATATCGATCTGTATTCCGTGAGCGCGCACAAGATCGGCGGCGTGCGCGGCATCGCCGCGCTGATACGCAAAAAGAAGTGCGTGCTGCATCCTTATATTTTCGGTGGGGGGCAGGAAAAGGGGCTGCGAAGCGGCACGGAAAATACCTTCGGCATCGCGCAGTTCGCTTTGGCGGCCGCCGCGAAATACGCGCGTTTGCAAGAAAATTACAGGCATGCCGAAGAACTTTCCTCCTGTGTAAAAAACAGTCTGGACAAGCAGATTTTTAAAATTATATCCACGGGAAACTGTTCGCCGTATATCGTCAGCGCGTCGGCGCGGGGGCTGCGCGGCGAAGTATTGCTGCACATGCTCGACGATAAGGGCGTCGTAGTCGGGACGGGTTCGGCGTGTTCCTCCAAAACGCGTTTCAGCCGCGTAATCCTTGCGACGGGCGCGGACGAGCCGACGGCGGACGGGATCTTACGCATTTCTTTCAGCGCGGAAACGACGATGGAAGAAACAGAGCGCGCGGCGGAGATCATCAACGGCTGTGCGCGTGAATTATACGAAAAGACGAGATAA
- a CDS encoding coenzyme F420-0:L-glutamate ligase, whose translation MERKVGTVSRGIRCPIIREGDDLAKIVVDSVLEAAESEGFSLRDRDVISVTESVVARAQGNYASTEDIAADVRSKLGGGTIGVIFPILSRNRFAICLKGIAKGAKKIVLMLSYPSDEVGNELVTWDQLDNAGVNPYSDVLTLEKYRTLFGENKHPFTGIDYVAYYSDLIREAGAEVEVIFANNPRAVLQYTKNVLTCDIHTRARTKRILKAAGANVVCGMDDILNAPVNGSGCNERFGLLGSNKSTEDKIKLFPRDCTDLVYEIQKSVLNRTGKHVEVMVYGDGAFKDPVGKIWELADPCVSVANTDGLEGTPNEIKLKYLADNDFKDLSGEALKDAISERIREKEDNLVGNMASQGTTPRRLTDLIGSLCDLTSGSGDKGTPIILIQGYFDNFTD comes from the coding sequence ATGGAACGTAAAGTAGGAACGGTTTCGCGCGGAATCCGTTGCCCCATCATAAGGGAAGGGGACGATCTTGCAAAGATCGTGGTTGACAGCGTTTTGGAGGCTGCCGAAAGCGAAGGCTTTTCCCTCCGCGACAGGGACGTGATCTCTGTCACCGAATCCGTCGTGGCGCGCGCGCAGGGCAATTACGCCTCTACGGAGGATATCGCCGCGGACGTGCGTTCGAAACTGGGCGGCGGTACGATCGGCGTTATTTTCCCCATTCTTTCCCGCAACCGTTTTGCGATTTGTCTGAAAGGCATCGCAAAGGGCGCAAAGAAGATCGTTCTCATGCTCAGTTATCCCAGCGACGAAGTGGGCAACGAACTCGTGACCTGGGATCAACTCGACAATGCGGGCGTCAACCCGTACAGCGACGTTCTGACTCTGGAAAAATACAGGACGCTGTTCGGTGAAAACAAGCATCCCTTTACGGGCATCGATTACGTCGCCTATTACAGCGATCTGATCCGCGAAGCGGGCGCCGAGGTGGAAGTGATCTTCGCCAACAATCCCCGCGCGGTCCTGCAATATACGAAAAACGTGCTTACCTGCGACATTCATACCCGCGCGAGGACAAAGCGTATCCTCAAAGCGGCGGGCGCAAACGTCGTGTGCGGCATGGACGATATTTTAAACGCGCCCGTGAACGGCAGCGGCTGCAACGAGCGTTTCGGGCTTTTGGGCTCCAACAAGTCCACCGAGGACAAGATCAAACTGTTCCCGCGCGATTGCACCGATCTCGTGTACGAGATCCAAAAGAGCGTTCTGAACCGTACAGGCAAGCACGTCGAAGTGATGGTGTACGGTGACGGCGCGTTCAAAGATCCCGTGGGAAAGATTTGGGAACTTGCCGACCCTTGCGTTTCGGTGGCGAATACCGACGGACTGGAAGGAACGCCCAACGAGATCAAACTCAAATACCTTGCCGACAACGATTTCAAAGATCTTTCGGGCGAGGCGCTCAAAGACGCTATTTCCGAGAGGATCCGCGAAAAGGAAGATAATCTCGTGGGAAATATGGCGTCGCAGGGAACCACGCCGCGAAGGCTGACCGACCTCATAGGCTCGCTGTGCGATCTGACGAGCGGTTCGGGGGATAAGGGCACGCCTATTATTCTAATCCAGGGCTATTTCGATAATTTTACCGACTGA